CCTGCCGCTGCTCGGGGGTCATCACACCGAAGTCGATCTCCACGCCGGTGACGCCGGGCACCGCTGCGACGGCGGCGGTGATGTCGTTACGCAGCTTGTCCTTCAGGGGGCAGCCGGCGACGGTGAGCAGCAGCTCGACGCGTACGACACCGCTGGCACCGATCGTGGCGGAGCGGACCATGCCCAGCTCGGTGATGGGCCGGCGGATCTCCGGGTCGTTGACGGTGGCCAGGGCGGCCTGGATCGCGTCCTCGACGGTGCTCACGGGTGCTGACATGCCCGCAATGCTACGTCGCGGGGCATCCGCTGCCGCCGCTGGCCGGGGCGGTGTGAGCCAATCGATGACCCGTTGATCAGCCGTCCGCTGGGCGCGGCCCGGTGCCGTCCGGCCGGGCTTCCCGGGCGAAGTCGCCGTCCAGGTCGTCGCGTGGCTCGTCCAGGCCGACACCGTCGGTCGGTCGCCTGCCGCGCTTCTCCTGCCGGATGTCCTTGTCCTGCTGGCGGCGTTCCAGCCGTTGCCGGCGCTGCCCCGCCTCGTCCAGTTCCTCGGCCAGCCGGGCCAGCTCGGAGCGGAGGAAGTCGCGGGTGGCCACCTCACCCATCGCGATCCGCAGTGCGGCGATCTCCCTCGCCAGGTACTCGGTGTCCGCCTTCTGCGCGGTGGCTCGCCGCCGGTCCTCCTCCAGGGCCACGCGGTCCCGGTCGGCCTGCCGGTTCTGGGCCAGCAGGATCAGCGGCGCCGCGTAGCTGGCCTGCAACGACAGCACCAGGGTCAGGAACGTGAAGGTGTACGGGTCGAAGCGCAGGTCCGTCGGGGCCAACGTGTTCCAGACGAACCAGATCGCGATCACCACCGTCATGACGACGATGAAGTTCGCGGTGCCCATGCCCCGGGCGATGCCCTCGGACCACCGGCCGAAGGCCTCCGCGTCGAACCGGGGCAGCTTGATGCCCCGGGGCTCGCGTGGCTGGTCGAGCCGCTCGTTCCGCCGCTGCTCAGCCATCCGCGCCGTCCAGCCCCACGTCGGTGGTGCCCGGGCCGGTCAGGGCGTCGCGGTCCCGCCAGTCCCGGGGCAGCGAGTGGTCCAGCACGTCGTCCACTGTCACGGCGCCGACCAGCCGGTTGCTCCGGTCGATCACCGGCATGGCGACCAGGTCGTAGGTGGCCATCCGACGGGTGATCTCCGGTAACGGGGTGGTGGGGCGCAGCGGGTCGATGTCGTTGACCACCACCTTGCCCAGCAGGTCGGCCGGCGGCTCACGCAGCAGCGCCTGGAAGTGCACCATGCCCAGGTAGCGGCCAGTCGGGGTGATCTGCGGCGCCCGGGTCACGAAGACCTGTGCGGCGACGGCGGGAGAGAGCTGTGGCTCCCGGATCCGGGCCAGCGCCTCGGCGACGGTGGCGTCCGGCGGCAGGATGACCGGCTCCGAGGTCATCACACTGCCCGCCGTGCCGGGCGTGTATTTCAGGAGCTGACGCACCGGGTCGGCCTCGTCCGGCTCCATGAGGTCCAGCAGCACGTCCTGCTCCGGTGGGGGCAGCTCGTTGAGCAGGTCCGCGGCGTCGTCCGGGTCCATCTCCTCCAGTACGTCGGCGGCCCGCTCCCGGTCGAGGGCGGCGAGGATCTCCACCTGGTCGTGCTCGGGCAGCTCGCTGAGCACGTCGGCCAGCCGCTCGTCGTCCAGCGCGGCAGCGACCTCGTTGCGCCGGGCGTCGGGCAGGTCCTGCAGCGCGTTGGCCAGGTCGGCCGGGCGCATGTCCTCCAGGACGGCGAGCAGGTTGGCCGTACCCCGGTTGTCGGCGATGCCGCTGAGCCCGCGCACCCGGTCCCACTCGACCTGGTGCAGGTGGCCGCGGCGGCTGAGCCGACCGGTCTGCTCCCGTACGGCGACGCGGGTCAGCGACCACTCGCCGCCCCGGCTGCAGTCCATCGCGACGTCCACGACGGCGCCGGGCTGGCCGCCCGGGTCGAGCTGTACCCGTCGGTCCAGCAGTTCCTGGAGCACCAGCAGCTCGTTCGGGCGCTTCTCGAACCGGCGCAGGTTGAGGGTGCCGGAGCCCAGCACGACGGCGTCCACGTCGATGGACGTGATCCGGTTGATGGACAGGAAGATCCGGCGGCGCATCGGCATCTCGGCGACGAGGCCCACCACCTCCGGGGGCCTTTTGGTCGCCCGCAGCCGTGCCACGGCGTCACGAACCCGCCCCACCTGGTCACCGTTCGGGTCGAAGACGGCGACTCCGGCGAGACGGGCGATGTAGACCCGGGTCGGCGTGCTCACGGGCACCAGCCTAAGCGCCTAGTGTTTATCAACATGTCGACCTTGGCCTACGAGATCGTG
This portion of the Micromonospora zamorensis genome encodes:
- a CDS encoding DUF1003 domain-containing protein; protein product: MAEQRRNERLDQPREPRGIKLPRFDAEAFGRWSEGIARGMGTANFIVVMTVVIAIWFVWNTLAPTDLRFDPYTFTFLTLVLSLQASYAAPLILLAQNRQADRDRVALEEDRRRATAQKADTEYLAREIAALRIAMGEVATRDFLRSELARLAEELDEAGQRRQRLERRQQDKDIRQEKRGRRPTDGVGLDEPRDDLDGDFAREARPDGTGPRPADG
- a CDS encoding magnesium transporter MgtE N-terminal domain-containing protein, whose product is MSTPTRVYIARLAGVAVFDPNGDQVGRVRDAVARLRATKRPPEVVGLVAEMPMRRRIFLSINRITSIDVDAVVLGSGTLNLRRFEKRPNELLVLQELLDRRVQLDPGGQPGAVVDVAMDCSRGGEWSLTRVAVREQTGRLSRRGHLHQVEWDRVRGLSGIADNRGTANLLAVLEDMRPADLANALQDLPDARRNEVAAALDDERLADVLSELPEHDQVEILAALDRERAADVLEEMDPDDAADLLNELPPPEQDVLLDLMEPDEADPVRQLLKYTPGTAGSVMTSEPVILPPDATVAEALARIREPQLSPAVAAQVFVTRAPQITPTGRYLGMVHFQALLREPPADLLGKVVVNDIDPLRPTTPLPEITRRMATYDLVAMPVIDRSNRLVGAVTVDDVLDHSLPRDWRDRDALTGPGTTDVGLDGADG